A window of Mangifera indica cultivar Alphonso chromosome 11, CATAS_Mindica_2.1, whole genome shotgun sequence contains these coding sequences:
- the LOC123230223 gene encoding alcohol dehydrogenase-like 7 gives MDSDNLLRETAGKPIRCRAAIARVPGESLVIEEILVDPPSSHEVRIRIICTGLCHSDITFWKMKDFPAVFPRILGHEAIGKVESVGENVKDVAEGDIVIPYFLADCSECVDCKSKKSNLCSKFPFKVSPWMARSETSRFRDLKGQTLHHFLFVSSFSEYTVVDIANIVKIDPDVPPSKACLLSCGVSTGVGAAWRTANVEAGSTVVIFGLGSIGLAVAEGARLCGATRIIGVDVIPEKFEIGKKFGVTEFVNAKSCGDKSVSQVINEMTDGGADYCFECVGSSSLVQEAYACCRKGWGKTVVLGVDKPGAQVSLSSLDVLESGKILKGSLFGGLKAKTDIPILLKRYMDKELQLDEFVTHEMKFEEINKAFDLLIQGKCLRCVIWMDK, from the exons ATGGATAGCGACAATTTGTTAAGGGAAACCGCAGGGAAGCCGATTCGATGCAGAG ctGCCATAGCTCGAGTGCCAGGGGAGTCTCTGGTAATAGAGGAGATTCTAGTGGACCCTCCGAGTTCCCATGAAGTTCGGATTCGAATCATCTGTACAGGTCTCTGTCACAGCGATATCACTTTCTGGAAAATGAAG GATTTTCCTGCTGTTTTCCCAAGAATTCTGGGTCATGAGGCTATTGG GAAGGTGGAAAGTGTGGGGGAGAATGTAAAAGATGTAGCAGAAGGAGATATTGTGATACCATATTTTCTGGCAGATTGTAGTGAATGTGTCGATTGCAAGTCAAAGAAGAGCAACCTATGTTCAAAATTCCCCTTCAAGGTCTCTCCTTGGATGGCTAGATCTGAGACAAGCAGATTCAGAGATCTCAAGGGACAAactttgcatcattttttatttgtttcaagtTTTAGTGAGTATACTGTGGTAGACATTGCTAATATAGTAAAGATTGACCCCGACGTCCCTCCAAGTAAGGCATGCCTCCTAAGTTGTGGGGTATCAACAG GGGTTGGAGCTGCTTGGAGAACAGCAAACGTGGAGGCTGGATCAACTGTTGTCATATTTGGGCTAGGATCAATTGGATTAGCT GTCGCAGAGGGAGCAAGACTTTGTGGTGCTACTAGAATTATAGGTGTCGATGTGATTCCAGAGAAATTTGAAATAG GAAAAAAGTTTGGAGTCACAGAATTTGTTAATGCTAAAAGTTGTGGGGATAAATCAGTAAGCCAG GTAATCAATGAGATGACTGATGGAGGTGCAGATTACTGCTTTGAGTGTGTTGGTTCTTCATCCTTGGTGCAAGAAGCGTATGCTTGCTGTCGAAAG gGATGGGGAAAGACAGTTGTGTTGGGAGTGGACAAGCCAGGAGCACAGGTGAGCTTAAGCTCTCTTGATGTCCTTGAGAGTGGAAAAATTCTGAAGGGATCATTGTTTGGAGGACTCAAAGCTAAAACTGACATTCCAATTCTGCTGAAACGTTACATGGACAAG gaatTACAATTAGATGAATTTGTGACACATGAGATGAAGTTTGAAGAGATCAATAAAGCCTTTGATTTACTTATTCAAGGAAAGTGTCTACGGTGTGTCATTTGGATGGACAAATAA